DNA from Corynebacterium aurimucosum ATCC 700975:
GGGCATGGGCTTTAGCGTGAGCGAGAACGCCGTCTACTACGTCAACATGACGCTGGAGAACCTGGATTCTGATCTCAAGGGAACGCTACTAGCGCTCCTTACCCGATTCATCGCGAACCCACTCATGCACTCCTTTTTCACCGGTATCACAGCCTTTGGACTATCCCGCCGGCAACCGGTGCGTTGGCTGCTTATCGCCATGGCGGTGCACTTCACGGCTAATTTCGGCGCGTCTATCTCTACCGCGTTTGAGGACGCCCTATGGCCCATCTTCCCCACCTTCCTCATCCTCATCGGCCTGTGGGTCGCCACGATTGTCAGCATTGTGAAACTCCGCAAAATCCTCCCTGCGGAGGATACCGGCGCAAAATCGCAGCTCCTAGGGTCGAAGGCATGAAAAACACACTGATTTATTCCTGCATCGGCGTCCTCGCCGCAGTACCGCTTGCCGACGCCCTCCTCCCCGACCCCAGTCCCGACACCACCCCCGTGCGCGGTATCCCGGGGCTTGAATGCCCGGAGGATCCGTACGCCTCCTCGCAGACCTGGAACTGCGGTAGCGCGACCATCATTTCTGAGGAGGGCAGCTCCTCCCGCGAGGTCGAGACCTACCTGCCGCGCCAGCACCGCTCCTTTACCTGGACGCGCGCGCTGACCGACGCCCCCATCACCACCCAGGCTGCCGAGCTCTACCGCGTCTCCGACGGCGACGGCATCACGCTGTCTCAGCGGCACAACAACACCATCTCCTTCCTCCACATCTACGGACCGAAGGCAAGTGACTTCGCTGACCGCGTGCAGCCGGAGGACGCATGAAGTACCTGTACTACCTGCTGACCCTCGGCGCGCTGGCCGTCACCGCCTTCCACTACGCGGGCGAGCCCTTCCTGCCCGCAAGTGCTCTGGCCGCCGTGATCTTCGCCGCCGTACTTGTCTGCCTCACACTGTTCTTCCTGCGCCGCCGCCCAGGAATTGCGCACGGCGTGGTGTGGGGCTTTGCGGTCTCCGGGCTCGCGGTGGAACTCAACACGAACATGACCCACCTCCTCGCCCGCGCGGGCCTGGACTGGCTCGGAGCTGCCGGGTTCGCGCCGTTTACCGAGGAAGTGCTCAAGTTCCTCGGTGTGTTGCTTATCTGCACCTGCGTCATCCGGCCCCACAGTTGGCTCGACTACGTCTTCGTGGGCGTGGCCGTGGGGATCGGCTTCACTGTGGGTGAGGACGCCACCGCCTTCGCGCGCATGACGGCGGACAACCTCGACTCGGATACCGCTGGCGCAATCGGGGCGGTGGTCATCCGCCTAGCGTCCAACCCGCTCTCCCACTCGCTGTTCGCCGGGCTTAGCGCCTATGGCCTATCCCAGAAGCAGCCGGTGCGCTGGCTCATTATCGCCATTGCGGTGCACGCCACGAAGAACCTCTTCCCGTCGTTAAGCACTGCGCTCGACGACGCCATCTGGCCCCTCCTCGTCGGCATGGTCGTCGTGCTCGCCGAGTGGGTAGCCACCATCTGGGGCACTATTGCGCTGCGGAAGAAGGCGGCTGCGCATCCTGCACCGGCGCGCGCATAGCCTTCGTAGCCGGCGAGGGGTGGGCGTCCTCGGCAGCGAGGCGCTCAAAAGCCACCGCCGCCAGGGCTGCGGCTTGGTCTCCCAGAACGGAATCATCGAAGCGCACCTGCGGCGAGTGGTTCCACTCGCGCATGTGCTCCGGGGTGTGCGGATCTCCCGTACCGAACCACATGAACGTGCCCGGAACCTGGGATAACACCGCGCCGAAATCTTCCGAGGCCATCATCGGGGTGTCCATGGTCAGCACGTTTTCCGCGCCGAACATACCCGCCCACAACGACGCCGCGAACTGGTCTTCGCGCGCTGAGGTCTTTGTCGCCGAATACAAAACCTCGAAGTCCACCTTCGCGGTGCAGCGGTGCGAGGCCGCCACGGAGCTCGAGACCTCGATGATCATTTGGCGGACGGCGTCGATGTGTTCGTCGCGAAGCACGCGCACCGTCGCCCCCAACTCCGCCTTATCTGGGATGACGTTGACCGCGCCGTCGCCCGCGCGCAGGTTGGTCACCGTGATAACAATCGGCGAGTTCGCATCGAAACGCCGGGTCAGCGCCACCTGCAGCGCCACCTGGATCTCCGCCAAAGCCGCAACTGGATCGATCGCATCGTGTGGGCGCGAGCCATGCCCGCCCTTGCCATAGACGGTGATGCCCAAGTTAGAAGAAGAAGCCATCATCGGGCCCGCGATGTGGTGGAAAGTGCCCCGATCCTGCGGTCCGACGTGCAGACCGTAGGCGGCAATGGGGCGGCGGCCAGCAGCATCGAGCACGCCCTCATCAATCATCGGCTGCGCACCACCCGGGCCCTCCTCGCCCGGCTGGAACATGAAGGTGACATCGCCCAACAGCTCCTCGCGGTGGCGGCACAGCATTTTTACTGCGCCGATGAGTGCGGCGGTGTGCAGGTCATGGCCGCAGGCGTGCATGTTGCTATTCGTCGAGGCGAAGGGGCTGCCTGTCTGCTCGCGCACCGGGAGGGCGTCCATATCGGCGCGCAGCAGCACCGACACCGGGCGCTCACCGCGCTTGCCGCCGCGCAGCACCGCGACGACCGAGCTGAGATCGCGTCCCAGTTGAATCTCCAGCGGCAAGCCTTTAAGAGCTTCGAGCACCTTCTCCTGCGTGCGCGGCAGGTGCAGCCCGACCTCCGGGTTCTGGTGCATATCGCGACGGAACGCCTGCAACTCCGGAAGCAGCTCCCGGCCTTCCTCCACGAACACCTGGCTGGCCAACCGCTCTCCGAGCTTGGCGGAAACCATCGGAAGCGGTGGCAGTTGCTGACGGTGGCGCGGGGCCATCTTCATGGTGTCATCCTTTCCGAGCATGTGCGCCGAGCATACCGGAAACTGTATTAAAGTAACGGTCTATGAAGCTTCTCTCTGCGCTTTTGAGCAGCGCACTTCTCATGTCTTCTGCCCCTGCTTACCAGGAATCCAGCCGCGATGAGCAATCCTCTCGCTGGGGCGTGGACGCAACGTTCAGCATCATCAACGCTATGGGTTCCTCCTCGCACCTTCTCACGGATCTGTTCACATCGAAACAGGAGGGCTATCCGTACCCGGTGGATGCGTCGATAAGCACAGCGTCCGTTGTCTCCCGCACGCCGACTGATGAGCCCGGCCGTGAGAAGTGGATGGTCGCCTCGCCCTCCATGGGGCGGGAGATCCCCGTCGACGTCGTCGTCGGCAATGGCGGCCCAGTGGTGTATTTCTTGGAAGGTGTCGACTCCCCGGAAACCTCCAACTGGATCACCAAGGGGCATCTGAAGCGCGTCTTCGGGGACTCCGACGCCAGCATCGTCATCCCCTCCCAGGGCGCCGGTTCCATGTGGACGGACTGGAATCAGGACGACCCCAAGCTGGGCCGCCACAAATGGAACACCTTCGTCACGCAGGAGCTCGCGCCGGTGGTTGAGGCGGAGCTGAACCACAACGGCAAGCGCGGGATCATCGGTTTGTCGATGGGCGCGTCCGGTGCGGTCATGATGGCCAACAACCACCCGGGATTCTTCGACGCGGTGGCGGGTATTTCCGGTTGCTATTCCACGACGAGCACGGTGGGCCAGGGAACGGTCGACCTAACGGTGGGCAGCCTCGGTGGCAACCCGCGGAACATGTGGGGCCCGCACGGCTCGCCGGACTGGGTGCGCAATGACGTCGCGGCGAACCCGGCGGGGTTGCGTGGTACTGCGCTGTATCTCTCCGCTGCGTCGGGGGCGTGGTCGGATGAGGAAATGGCGGCCTACGCCAATAAGTCCCTCGACGATCGCATTGGCGGAACCTTGTTGGAGGCCGGCTCAAAGCGTTGCACGGAGGAGTTTTCCGCCGCGCTTGACGACGCGTCCCTCCCCCACACCACCGACTACCTCGACACCGGGGTGCACGACTGGGTGATGTTTGGCAAGCAATTGCAGCCGGCATGGGATGCGATTAAACCCGCGCTCTACTAACGGCGTCTCCCCACACCAGCTGAGCTGGGGGTTTCTTCTTCCGGTTGCGGGGTACATAGACCTGTTTTAGTCTCTGTGCCCATGGGGGATATCGAAACCTACATCCACCTACGCAACTCGGGGATCGCGCTGGTGGAACATATACCTGGCACACCCGATGAGCTCCGCGCGCTCGGCGCAGATGCCTCCGATGCCGCCGAGCTTTCACACCTACATCAGGTGTATTTCGGGCCGACCCGCTTTAGCGGCAAACAACGCAAAGCCCGTACCGCAGCGCTCAAACAACGCCACAGCCTGGGCACCCTCACACTCATCGAAACCTACGTTTCAAAGGTTAAGAAAACCCTCGACGCCTGGAACCTCCGAGCAAAACTCGCCGCCACCCCCGCACACCGCATCCAGGCCGTTGCCACCGCACGACTGAAAGAACTGCGTTCCAAACGCCAC
Protein-coding regions in this window:
- a CDS encoding M20 metallopeptidase family protein, giving the protein MKMAPRHRQQLPPLPMVSAKLGERLASQVFVEEGRELLPELQAFRRDMHQNPEVGLHLPRTQEKVLEALKGLPLEIQLGRDLSSVVAVLRGGKRGERPVSVLLRADMDALPVREQTGSPFASTNSNMHACGHDLHTAALIGAVKMLCRHREELLGDVTFMFQPGEEGPGGAQPMIDEGVLDAAGRRPIAAYGLHVGPQDRGTFHHIAGPMMASSSNLGITVYGKGGHGSRPHDAIDPVAALAEIQVALQVALTRRFDANSPIVITVTNLRAGDGAVNVIPDKAELGATVRVLRDEHIDAVRQMIIEVSSSVAASHRCTAKVDFEVLYSATKTSAREDQFAASLWAGMFGAENVLTMDTPMMASEDFGAVLSQVPGTFMWFGTGDPHTPEHMREWNHSPQVRFDDSVLGDQAAALAAVAFERLAAEDAHPSPATKAMRAPVQDAQPPSSAAQ
- a CDS encoding alpha/beta hydrolase, which encodes MKLLSALLSSALLMSSAPAYQESSRDEQSSRWGVDATFSIINAMGSSSHLLTDLFTSKQEGYPYPVDASISTASVVSRTPTDEPGREKWMVASPSMGREIPVDVVVGNGGPVVYFLEGVDSPETSNWITKGHLKRVFGDSDASIVIPSQGAGSMWTDWNQDDPKLGRHKWNTFVTQELAPVVEAELNHNGKRGIIGLSMGASGAVMMANNHPGFFDAVAGISGCYSTTSTVGQGTVDLTVGSLGGNPRNMWGPHGSPDWVRNDVAANPAGLRGTALYLSAASGAWSDEEMAAYANKSLDDRIGGTLLEAGSKRCTEEFSAALDDASLPHTTDYLDTGVHDWVMFGKQLQPAWDAIKPALY
- a CDS encoding PrsW family glutamic-type intramembrane protease — protein: MRRTQTLYELLTAAGLVYVAYDFSHGAFVPTSALAAVAYAAVALVLTLLILRKHPGIAHGVVWGIAVSTVAGQLNEHMNHLLIRTAPDWLVIAGIAPLNEEVLKFLGVIFICTCVIRPRHWADYVFVGVAVGMGFSVSENAVYYVNMTLENLDSDLKGTLLALLTRFIANPLMHSFFTGITAFGLSRRQPVRWLLIAMAVHFTANFGASISTAFEDALWPIFPTFLILIGLWVATIVSIVKLRKILPAEDTGAKSQLLGSKA
- a CDS encoding PrsW family glutamic-type intramembrane protease, with amino-acid sequence MKYLYYLLTLGALAVTAFHYAGEPFLPASALAAVIFAAVLVCLTLFFLRRRPGIAHGVVWGFAVSGLAVELNTNMTHLLARAGLDWLGAAGFAPFTEEVLKFLGVLLICTCVIRPHSWLDYVFVGVAVGIGFTVGEDATAFARMTADNLDSDTAGAIGAVVIRLASNPLSHSLFAGLSAYGLSQKQPVRWLIIAIAVHATKNLFPSLSTALDDAIWPLLVGMVVVLAEWVATIWGTIALRKKAAAHPAPARA